One window from the genome of Musa acuminata AAA Group cultivar baxijiao chromosome BXJ1-4, Cavendish_Baxijiao_AAA, whole genome shotgun sequence encodes:
- the LOC108952500 gene encoding uncharacterized protein LOC108952500 isoform X1 has protein sequence MVRWKKEKVSRVSRWSLSHNEALGEAGGGRSEEEGARFWPMLTTPTSASLTNRKRARLDGKVVDDCDAVDPSPVPRKLRSAINKCSSQSSSPAIPGAKKKPYDTFNGLQVLHENGGRRCKQNVLLGSLTEDEKEVLEALCALSRILPIKERIQDDKDREISENHQDNIATPTTHSEAMKEDKNLLQQNTTNGIKSPSFCLEKTLEKPMKDEHAISKQPDTNSGMQTIDSGLSIAPDSGSHITPLSENVHPENIPGNLQSFLSPSGVLPRHCTENRTLQPTQCGSIIAFPPCKSEMLQPNGCVGSAALKHEVQYLKHNSESSTKLVYQKGNVPPHIQLSSCNSAVWPGPATSITSKEVDLPTMKVPLDVTPLWKKCAIHVFISHMIKSYQEKEQQHTLILPSEDSKSRVGSESCELVNNESAGLQSRLKIVASAAIYGSTVERSKHAGTNEISCNRRLVSAHISSVLSEYRQKQSCDFLSLSTNGDAGSTANGVKAPVQLHSPFFHAQVPFPVSHVPYVPAYPEKLVAPATQQVQPQLQHYAGNPFYGPQMNNTIGNSQQQHQQQQICQAHIARYRSPVGIAVLQNDQIHNSLSPSTQLQGFSSLSSKPKPQQQHHHHQLSLHGRRQHKDPHQFQLLYSTSRS, from the exons ATGGTTAGGTGGAAGAAGGAGAAGGTCAGCAGGGTTTCAAGGTGGAGCTTGAGCCATAACGAGGCATTGGGAGAAGCAGGCGGCGGCAGGTCGGAAGAAGAAGGTGCACGTTTTTGGCCGATGCTTACTACTCCCACTTCTGCTAGTCTAACTAATAGGAAGAGAGCTAGGCTTGATGGAAAG GTGGTTGATGATTGTGATGCTGTTGATCCTTCACCCGTGCCAAGGAAATTGAGATCAG CTATCAATAAATGCAGCAGCCAGTCATCTTCTCCTGCAATACCAGGTGCAAAGAAGAAACCCTATGATACTTTTAATGGGCTCCAAGTGCTGCATGAGAATGGTGGAAGGAGATGCAAACAAAATGTG CTGCTTGGCTCATTAACTGAGGATGAAAAGGAAGTACTCGAAGCCTTGTGTGCATTATCCAGAATTCTACCTATTAAAGAGAGAATTCAGGACGATAAAGACAGGGAAATCTCCGAGAATCACCAGGATAATATTGCTACCCCAACAACTCATTCGGAAG CTATGAAAGAGGACAAAAATCTTTTGCAACAAAACACTACCAATGGAATTAAGAGTCCCTCTTTTTGTTTGGAGAAGACATTAGAAAAACCAATGAAGGATGAACATGCTATTTCCAAGCAACCTGACACAAATTCTGGAATGCAAACTATTGATTCAGGTTTGAGTATAGCCCCTGATTCTGGAAGTCATATAACTCCTCTATCTGAAAATGTGCACCCAGAAAATATTCCTGGAAATCTTCAAAGTTTTTTGAGCCCCTCAGGAGTTTTGCCTCGTCATTGTACTGAAAATAG AACACTGCAACCTACtcaatgtggttctatcatagccTTTCCGCCATGCAAATCAGAAATGTTACAACCA AATGGATGTGTTGGATCCGCTGCACTGAAACATGAGGTTCAATATTTGAAGCATAACAGTGAAAGCAGTACAAAACTTGTGTACCAGAAAG GAAATGTTCCGCCCCATATTCAGCTTTCTTCATGCAATTCTGCAGTTTGGCCTGGCCCTGCCACTAGTATTACTTCAAAAGAAGTTGATCTTCCAACTATGAAG GTTCCTCTTGATGTAACACCATTATGGAAAAAGTGCGCTATTCATGTATTCATAAGCCATATGATAAAAAGCTACCAGGAAAAGGAGCAGCAGCACACACTCATACTGCCATCTGAGGACTCAAAGTCCAGGGTTGGGTCGGAATCATGTGAACTAGTAAACAATGAGAGCGCTGGTTTACAAAGTAGATTGAAAATTGTGGCATCTGCTGCTATCTATGGTTCTACAGTGGAGAGGAGCAAACATGCAGGAACAAATGAAATTTCATGTAACAGAAGACTTGTTTCAGCTCACATATCATCAGTCTTATCTGAGTACAGACAAAAGCAG AGCTGTGATTTTCTTTCGTTATCCACTAACGGTGATGCTGGTAGTACTGCAAATGGAGTGAAGGCTCCTGTGCAGCTTCATTCTCCCTTTTTCCATGCCCAGGTTCCCTTCCCAGTCTCTCATGTACCATATGTTCCAGCTTACCCAGAGAAGCTAGTTGCTCCAGCTACTCAACAG GTGCAACCACAATTACAACATTATGCAGGCAACCCGTTCTATGGACCACAAATGAACAACACCATAGGAAATTCACAGCAGCAGCACCAGCAGCAACAGATATGTCAAGCTCATATTGCACGCTATAGGTCCCCAGTTGGCATTGCTGTGTTGCAGAATGATCAAATACataactctctctctccttctacaCAACTGCAAGGTTTCTCATCACTATCCTCCAAACCAAAGCCTcagcagcagcaccaccaccaccaacttaGTCTGCACGGCAGGAGACAACACAAAGATCCCCATCAGTTTCAGCTGCTGTACAGCACGAGTCGCTCCTGA
- the LOC108952500 gene encoding uncharacterized protein LOC108952500 isoform X2: MVRWKKEKVSRVSRWSLSHNEALGEAGGGRSEEEGARFWPMLTTPTSASLTNRKRARLDGKVVDDCDAVDPSPVPRKLRSAINKCSSQSSSPAIPGAKKKPYDTFNGLQVLHENGGRRCKQNVLLGSLTEDEKEVLEALCALSRILPIKERIQDDKDREISENHQDNIATPTTHSEGLSIAPDSGSHITPLSENVHPENIPGNLQSFLSPSGVLPRHCTENRTLQPTQCGSIIAFPPCKSEMLQPNGCVGSAALKHEVQYLKHNSESSTKLVYQKGNVPPHIQLSSCNSAVWPGPATSITSKEVDLPTMKVPLDVTPLWKKCAIHVFISHMIKSYQEKEQQHTLILPSEDSKSRVGSESCELVNNESAGLQSRLKIVASAAIYGSTVERSKHAGTNEISCNRRLVSAHISSVLSEYRQKQSCDFLSLSTNGDAGSTANGVKAPVQLHSPFFHAQVPFPVSHVPYVPAYPEKLVAPATQQVQPQLQHYAGNPFYGPQMNNTIGNSQQQHQQQQICQAHIARYRSPVGIAVLQNDQIHNSLSPSTQLQGFSSLSSKPKPQQQHHHHQLSLHGRRQHKDPHQFQLLYSTSRS, from the exons ATGGTTAGGTGGAAGAAGGAGAAGGTCAGCAGGGTTTCAAGGTGGAGCTTGAGCCATAACGAGGCATTGGGAGAAGCAGGCGGCGGCAGGTCGGAAGAAGAAGGTGCACGTTTTTGGCCGATGCTTACTACTCCCACTTCTGCTAGTCTAACTAATAGGAAGAGAGCTAGGCTTGATGGAAAG GTGGTTGATGATTGTGATGCTGTTGATCCTTCACCCGTGCCAAGGAAATTGAGATCAG CTATCAATAAATGCAGCAGCCAGTCATCTTCTCCTGCAATACCAGGTGCAAAGAAGAAACCCTATGATACTTTTAATGGGCTCCAAGTGCTGCATGAGAATGGTGGAAGGAGATGCAAACAAAATGTG CTGCTTGGCTCATTAACTGAGGATGAAAAGGAAGTACTCGAAGCCTTGTGTGCATTATCCAGAATTCTACCTATTAAAGAGAGAATTCAGGACGATAAAGACAGGGAAATCTCCGAGAATCACCAGGATAATATTGCTACCCCAACAACTCATTCGGAAG GTTTGAGTATAGCCCCTGATTCTGGAAGTCATATAACTCCTCTATCTGAAAATGTGCACCCAGAAAATATTCCTGGAAATCTTCAAAGTTTTTTGAGCCCCTCAGGAGTTTTGCCTCGTCATTGTACTGAAAATAG AACACTGCAACCTACtcaatgtggttctatcatagccTTTCCGCCATGCAAATCAGAAATGTTACAACCA AATGGATGTGTTGGATCCGCTGCACTGAAACATGAGGTTCAATATTTGAAGCATAACAGTGAAAGCAGTACAAAACTTGTGTACCAGAAAG GAAATGTTCCGCCCCATATTCAGCTTTCTTCATGCAATTCTGCAGTTTGGCCTGGCCCTGCCACTAGTATTACTTCAAAAGAAGTTGATCTTCCAACTATGAAG GTTCCTCTTGATGTAACACCATTATGGAAAAAGTGCGCTATTCATGTATTCATAAGCCATATGATAAAAAGCTACCAGGAAAAGGAGCAGCAGCACACACTCATACTGCCATCTGAGGACTCAAAGTCCAGGGTTGGGTCGGAATCATGTGAACTAGTAAACAATGAGAGCGCTGGTTTACAAAGTAGATTGAAAATTGTGGCATCTGCTGCTATCTATGGTTCTACAGTGGAGAGGAGCAAACATGCAGGAACAAATGAAATTTCATGTAACAGAAGACTTGTTTCAGCTCACATATCATCAGTCTTATCTGAGTACAGACAAAAGCAG AGCTGTGATTTTCTTTCGTTATCCACTAACGGTGATGCTGGTAGTACTGCAAATGGAGTGAAGGCTCCTGTGCAGCTTCATTCTCCCTTTTTCCATGCCCAGGTTCCCTTCCCAGTCTCTCATGTACCATATGTTCCAGCTTACCCAGAGAAGCTAGTTGCTCCAGCTACTCAACAG GTGCAACCACAATTACAACATTATGCAGGCAACCCGTTCTATGGACCACAAATGAACAACACCATAGGAAATTCACAGCAGCAGCACCAGCAGCAACAGATATGTCAAGCTCATATTGCACGCTATAGGTCCCCAGTTGGCATTGCTGTGTTGCAGAATGATCAAATACataactctctctctccttctacaCAACTGCAAGGTTTCTCATCACTATCCTCCAAACCAAAGCCTcagcagcagcaccaccaccaccaacttaGTCTGCACGGCAGGAGACAACACAAAGATCCCCATCAGTTTCAGCTGCTGTACAGCACGAGTCGCTCCTGA
- the LOC135659772 gene encoding protein XAP5 CIRCADIAN TIMEKEEPER isoform X2 has protein sequence MSGMGDGYVGTAQDAVRIRRLEKQREVERRKLEERKKNASAGGQSGLLQFGSGTSEILETAFKKETIGLVTREQYVEKRVNIRNKIEEEEKEKLQKMQQEEEELQMQKRKKRRVKGDSRLSFFDEIDNGSDEEDMENKNHDKRKFGYGNLGKDPTVETSFLPDREREAEEQAERERLRRQWLHEQELIKNEPLEITYSYWDGAGHRRIIQVRKGDTIGEFLRAVQQQLAPEFREIRTTSVENLLYVKEDLIIPHQHSFYELIINKARGKSGPLFHFDVHEDVRTIADATIEKDESHAGKVVERHWYEKNKHIFPASRWEIYDPSKKWERYTIHGD, from the exons ATGTCGGGTATGGGGGATGGGTACGTGGGCACCGCCCAGGACGCGGTGCGGATACGGCGGCTGGAGAAGCAGCGCGAGGTTGAGCGCCGGAAGCTCGAGGAGCGGAAGAAGAACGCCTCCGCCGGCGGCCAGTCCGGTCTCCTCCAGTTCGGCTCCGGCACCTCAGAG ATTCTGGAGACTGCATTTAAGAAGGAAACAATTGGTCTAGTAACCAGAGAACAATATGTTGAGAAG AGGGTCAATATACGTAACAAAatcgaggaggaagagaaggagaagcttCAAAAGATGCAGCAAGA GGAGGAAGAACTTCAGATGCAAAAACGGAAAAAGAGGAGGGTAAAGGGAGATTCACGTTTGTCCTTCTTCGATGAAATTGATAATGGGAGTGATGAGGAAGACATGGAAAATA agaaccatgATAAAAGGAAGTTTGGTTATGGGAATCTTGGGAAGGACCcaactgttgaaacaagttttctGCCCGATAG GGAGAGAGAAGCAGAGGAACAAGCAGAACGGGAACGATTACGGCGGCAGTGGCTGCATGAGCAGGAATTAATTAAAA ATGAGCCTCTAGAAATCACATATAGTTACTGGGATGGTGCAGGGCACAGAAGGATTATCCAG GTTCGCAAAGGTGACACTATTGGAGAATTTCTCCGAGCTGTTCAGCAGCAACTTGCACCAGAGTTTCGAGAGATTCGAACAACATCAGTGGAGAACCTTCTTTATGTAAAAGAAGACCTGATCATACCTCAT CAACACAGTTTTTATGAGTTAATTATCAACAAAGCAAGGGGCAAAAGTGGACCG CTTTTTCACTTTGATGTTCATGAGGATGTTCGAACCATtgctgatgcaaccatcgagaaaGATGAG TCGCATGCTGGAAAAGTTGTCGAGAGACATTGGTACGAGAAGAATAAGCATATCTTCCCTGCATCGAGATGGGAG ATATATGATCCTAGCAAAAAATGGGAGCGGTATACCATCCATGGAGACTAA
- the LOC135659772 gene encoding protein XAP5 CIRCADIAN TIMEKEEPER isoform X1 — protein MSGMGDGYVGTAQDAVRIRRLEKQREVERRKLEERKKNASAGGQSGLLQFGSGTSEILETAFKKETIGLVTREQYVEKRVNIRNKIEEEEKEKLQKMQQEEEELQMQKRKKRRVKGDSRLSFFDEIDNGSDEEDMENKENHDKRKFGYGNLGKDPTVETSFLPDREREAEEQAERERLRRQWLHEQELIKNEPLEITYSYWDGAGHRRIIQVRKGDTIGEFLRAVQQQLAPEFREIRTTSVENLLYVKEDLIIPHQHSFYELIINKARGKSGPLFHFDVHEDVRTIADATIEKDESHAGKVVERHWYEKNKHIFPASRWEIYDPSKKWERYTIHGD, from the exons ATGTCGGGTATGGGGGATGGGTACGTGGGCACCGCCCAGGACGCGGTGCGGATACGGCGGCTGGAGAAGCAGCGCGAGGTTGAGCGCCGGAAGCTCGAGGAGCGGAAGAAGAACGCCTCCGCCGGCGGCCAGTCCGGTCTCCTCCAGTTCGGCTCCGGCACCTCAGAG ATTCTGGAGACTGCATTTAAGAAGGAAACAATTGGTCTAGTAACCAGAGAACAATATGTTGAGAAG AGGGTCAATATACGTAACAAAatcgaggaggaagagaaggagaagcttCAAAAGATGCAGCAAGA GGAGGAAGAACTTCAGATGCAAAAACGGAAAAAGAGGAGGGTAAAGGGAGATTCACGTTTGTCCTTCTTCGATGAAATTGATAATGGGAGTGATGAGGAAGACATGGAAAATA aagagaaccatgATAAAAGGAAGTTTGGTTATGGGAATCTTGGGAAGGACCcaactgttgaaacaagttttctGCCCGATAG GGAGAGAGAAGCAGAGGAACAAGCAGAACGGGAACGATTACGGCGGCAGTGGCTGCATGAGCAGGAATTAATTAAAA ATGAGCCTCTAGAAATCACATATAGTTACTGGGATGGTGCAGGGCACAGAAGGATTATCCAG GTTCGCAAAGGTGACACTATTGGAGAATTTCTCCGAGCTGTTCAGCAGCAACTTGCACCAGAGTTTCGAGAGATTCGAACAACATCAGTGGAGAACCTTCTTTATGTAAAAGAAGACCTGATCATACCTCAT CAACACAGTTTTTATGAGTTAATTATCAACAAAGCAAGGGGCAAAAGTGGACCG CTTTTTCACTTTGATGTTCATGAGGATGTTCGAACCATtgctgatgcaaccatcgagaaaGATGAG TCGCATGCTGGAAAAGTTGTCGAGAGACATTGGTACGAGAAGAATAAGCATATCTTCCCTGCATCGAGATGGGAG ATATATGATCCTAGCAAAAAATGGGAGCGGTATACCATCCATGGAGACTAA
- the LOC135659798 gene encoding translocon-associated protein subunit alpha-like: protein MAIRVCSFLIALLLLASPLVQVARCQSDEDVAAAEVVEGSDLGIVGDDTQVFDGALDPAPGIDTVCVFPKNTAKLVPAGEETELLVGLHNEGEAALKVVAIHASLHLPFDHHMFVQNLTVQEFYNATVPVSTQATFPYVFAVSRYLQPGSFDLVGTVVYEIDQQPYQNCFYNGTIEVVEAGGLLTIESVFLLTLGVALIGLLGFWAYGQIQQLSKKTKRSPKVEVGTKTTDADMDEWLQGTAYAQSLSKSKKKK from the exons ATGGCGATTAGGGTTTGCTCGTTCCTGATCGCGCTTCTCCTCCTCGCGTCTCCGCTCGTCCAAG TTGCTAGATGCCAGTCAGATGAGGATGTTGCCGCAGCGGAAGTTGTTGAAGGAAGCGATCTTGGCATAGTTGGTGATGACACTCAAGTTTTTGATGGAGCTCTGGATCCAGCTCCTGGAATAGATACGGTCTGTGTATTCCCAAAGAACACCGCTAAAT TAGTACCAGCAGGAGAAGAAACTGAACTACTGGTTGGCTTACATAATGAGG GTGAAGCAGCTTTAAAAGTGGTTGCTATACATGCTAGCCTTCATCTCCCGTTTGATCATCACATGTTTGTGCAGAATCTTACTGTGCAG GAGTTCTATAATGCAACAGTACCTGTTTCTACTCAAGCTACCTTCCCATATGTATTTGCTGTTAGCAGATACTTGCAG CCTGGCTCTTTTGATTTAGTGGGAACGGTAGTCTATGAGATTGATCAGCAACCATATCAGAATTGTTTCTATAATGGCACCATTGAAGTTGTAGAAGCTGGAGGTCTTTTAACCATTGAGTCAGTTTTTCTTTTGACCCTTGGAGTCGCTCTGATTGGTCTTTTGGGATTCTGGGCATATGGTCAAATTCAACAGTTATCAAAG AAGACAAAGAGATCTCCGAAGGTGGAAGTAGGCACCAAAACCACAGATGCCGACATGGATGAGTGGTTGCAG GGAACTGCTTATGCGCAGTCATTGTcaaaatcaaagaaaaagaagtag